The Chloroflexus aggregans DSM 9485 genome segment GCGCTAATTCGGCCAAATCACCGTATGCGCCGGCACTGGTCATCGGCGGGGTGAGATGATCGACAATTACGGCATGTGACCGTCGTTTGGCCTGCATCCCTTCGCCGGGATCGTTGATGATGAAGGGGTAGATCAGCGGCAGATCGGCCAAAAACGGATCGGGAAAACACGCGGCACTCAACCCAATTCCCTTGCCCGGTAACCATTCCAGCGTACCGTGTTTACCGAGATGAATGATCGCATCGGCGCGCCACTCATCGCGCAACCAGCGGTAGAGCGCATAGTAGTTGTGTGGCGGCGGCAGGTCGGGCCGGTGGTAGATGGCGTTCGGATCCATATCGTAGCCGCGCGGCGGTTGCAGCGCGACGAATACATTGCCAAATGCGATTCCGGCCAACGCCACTTCACCACGATGAACGTATGCCTGACCCGGCGGCGGCCCCCATTGGCGGATCATCGCCGTTTGTAACTCCGCTGGCAATTCATCAAACCAACGCCGGTAGGTCTCGGCAGGTACCCGGTACGCACGGGCAAGTTGCTCGGTCGTGAGCCACGTCTCATCATACGAGCAACGCTCGATGAGATCGACGATGAGTTGATCGCCGGTTGCCGGCAGATCGGCGACCGTATACCCTTCGGCTTGCAACGCCGCGAACAGACGCATCAACGATGCCGGTGCATCAAGCCCAACTGCGTTCCCGATCCGCTGTGCCTTGGCGCTGCTGTTGGTTAAGATGATCGCGATCCGCTTTTGCGCATTCGGTTTGCGCCGCAACTGGGCTAAGCGCCACACGATCCCTGCCAATCGCCTGATCCGTTCGTGGTCGGGAACCGACTGGGCCGGCATAGCGCCATCTTGCTCTTTAAACGCGACCGGTACCGTGATAATCCGGCCGTCAAGTTCGGGCAACGCAACGTTCATCGCCGTATCGAGCGGCCCTAACCCACGACCATCGCGTTGCCACGCCGCCCGGCTGGTACTACTGACCAACGCCTGCACTACCGGCACATCAAGTTGCGCAAAAGGATGCGGTGTCTGATCACCCAGCGCAAAACTCAGGGTCGAGACCAACACATCGAATGGACCGGCTTGTTGGAGCAGATCGAGTGCGATTGGTAATCCGGCAGCGTTCGTCTCTTTGAGTGACTGGGTGTAGACCGCTCGTACCTGTAAACCGTGCTCCTGCAAGCCTTCGATCAGGGCATCGACAAAACCGGTATTGCCACCGAGCAGATGGGCACGGTAGAAGATCAATCCGGCCACCGGCGCCTCAGAGATGGCCGGCCCAGATGCGACCTTCGACCGCCGGCGAGGTCGAGGTGGGGTATAAATCCCATGCATCGGTAACGCCACCGGCGGATCGTAGCCCCAACCACTCACCAGCAAGTGGTCGCTCAGACACTGCAAGCCATTGGCGAGATTAACCGCACCACCGGCTTGAAAATAGTTCGCAATGAGCATCGCCAGTGGCACCCCGACGGTCGAACGTGCCATGAGATCAGGATCGGCTTGCTCAACTGCCGGCAAACAGAGAAGAAAACCACCGGTAGTCGCTGCCCAACGCTGTAAACGGTCAAGTCCGTAGGCAAACGCCGCCGGACTGTGTAATCGCACCACCACAATCGCCGCTGCGGGCAATTGCTGTTCGAGCAATTGATCGATTGCCGGAGGATCGGTCAATCGACCGATATGAGCCATCTGCACCGGTGCAAATCCCTCCGGCAACAACTGCTGCGCCTGCGCCAACGCCAGCAAATCGGTATCGGCTTGACTCAGCACCAGTATCCCGTTACCGGTCATCACCGGTAGCGACTCGCGCTCTGTTGGTGGCGTGGCGAGACCATCCCACGCAAAAGCGTTAAATAGGTGTGGACGAAGTGCCGGTGGCGGTGCCGGTGGACGTTCGGCAACCAGTAGCTCCTCGATAAAGTCGTAGAGGATCGGGATAAGCGCCGGATCGTTTAGGGAATGAAACCAATAGGGCCGACCATCGAACAGGAGCAGGGCCACATTCGCCAACGGGCATGGCCCTAAACAACCGCCCTGACTAAGATGAACCCGGTTGCGTAACCGTCGCCGTTCCCATTCCGTGTGGTAGAGATCGGTCGGCACTGGGGCAAAACCACGTTCGGTATGACCACAACAGCAGCCGGTGGCACAGACGATCAGCATCCCACGCCGAGCACCGGCATT includes the following:
- the cobN gene encoding cobaltochelatase subunit CobN; this translates as MAEQIKRNMVQRLDGRLVNAGARRGMLIVCATGCCCGHTERGFAPVPTDLYHTEWERRRLRNRVHLSQGGCLGPCPLANVALLLFDGRPYWFHSLNDPALIPILYDFIEELLVAERPPAPPPALRPHLFNAFAWDGLATPPTERESLPVMTGNGILVLSQADTDLLALAQAQQLLPEGFAPVQMAHIGRLTDPPAIDQLLEQQLPAAAIVVVRLHSPAAFAYGLDRLQRWAATTGGFLLCLPAVEQADPDLMARSTVGVPLAMLIANYFQAGGAVNLANGLQCLSDHLLVSGWGYDPPVALPMHGIYTPPRPRRRSKVASGPAISEAPVAGLIFYRAHLLGGNTGFVDALIEGLQEHGLQVRAVYTQSLKETNAAGLPIALDLLQQAGPFDVLVSTLSFALGDQTPHPFAQLDVPVVQALVSSTSRAAWQRDGRGLGPLDTAMNVALPELDGRIITVPVAFKEQDGAMPAQSVPDHERIRRLAGIVWRLAQLRRKPNAQKRIAIILTNSSAKAQRIGNAVGLDAPASLMRLFAALQAEGYTVADLPATGDQLIVDLIERCSYDETWLTTEQLARAYRVPAETYRRWFDELPAELQTAMIRQWGPPPGQAYVHRGEVALAGIAFGNVFVALQPPRGYDMDPNAIYHRPDLPPPHNYYALYRWLRDEWRADAIIHLGKHGTLEWLPGKGIGLSAACFPDPFLADLPLIYPFIINDPGEGMQAKRRSHAVIVDHLTPPMTSAGAYGDLAELAQLVDEYYRMERLDPSKLPLLQRQIWEVLQRSQLADDLRYILQADHGDHTHDWDGSVLEDGTPTVLAELEGREVAHLLEDIEGYLCELTGAQIRDGLHILGTMPANEQLIDLVYHLLRLPNLHAPSLPASVAAALDEDWHSLQSQPGRRRADADQWLTNADCIAHIEDLCRYILSRLHTVDWDSTKIADILRQTLPAHSDHGPVTGALRYACDWIVPQLRQSATDEIAHLIAALAGRFVPPGPSGAPTRGMAHVLPTGRNFYSLDPRSVPSMAAWETGQGLANDLVQRYQREYGTIPESVGISIWGTSLIRTAGDDVAQVLALLGVRPRWQRENRRVTGFEIIPLAELGRPRIDVVCRISGFFRDAFPHLIELIDQAVQAVIELDEPPELNFPRKHALMMKQTLVEQGSDPATAQREARYRIFGSPPGSYGAGMLQLIDGQNWSNDADLARVYLKWGGYAYTATEQGVPAEAAFAAALSMVQVATKNQDTREHDIFDSDDYFQFHGGMIATIRALSGRNPARYFGDSSDPARPRTRDLREEARRVFRARVVNPKWIASMRRHGYKGGLELAATVDYLFGYDATAQVLADWMYEQVTERYVRDQEVQQWLQEVNPWALQAIAERLNEAIGRGMWQSPSAEAQAAIEAVLAQGEALREQQ